A region of Candidatus Effluviviaceae Genus I sp. DNA encodes the following proteins:
- a CDS encoding N-acetyltransferase, whose product MERYVDPKATVGRGTTIGYFSVIGPDVRVGCDCAIGNNVVIHAGTVIGDRVRIDDGTVVGKLPMKAAQSATTDGRSVPPAVVGDGCIIGTSVVVYAGCRLGHHVLVADLASVREDVTIGDYTIVGRGVTVENKCAIGRYCKLESECYITAYSELGDRVFVAPGVATSNDNFIGRTQERFKHFKGVTVERGGRIGAGCVILPGRTVGSDAVVAAGSVLTRDAPPRKVVMGAPARVTRDVPTEQLLDNQGWKD is encoded by the coding sequence ATGGAACGATACGTAGATCCCAAGGCGACAGTCGGCCGCGGAACCACGATCGGGTACTTCTCGGTCATCGGTCCCGATGTCCGCGTGGGCTGCGACTGCGCAATCGGCAACAACGTCGTGATCCACGCCGGGACGGTGATCGGCGACAGGGTGAGGATCGACGACGGGACGGTCGTCGGGAAGCTGCCCATGAAGGCGGCCCAGAGCGCCACGACGGACGGCAGGAGCGTGCCGCCGGCGGTCGTCGGCGACGGCTGCATCATCGGAACCTCGGTGGTCGTGTACGCCGGCTGCCGGCTGGGCCACCACGTGCTCGTCGCGGACCTCGCCTCGGTGCGCGAGGATGTGACGATCGGCGACTACACGATCGTCGGACGCGGCGTCACGGTCGAGAACAAGTGCGCGATCGGCCGATACTGCAAGCTCGAGAGCGAGTGCTACATCACGGCCTACTCGGAGCTTGGGGACCGCGTGTTCGTGGCCCCTGGCGTTGCGACGTCGAACGACAACTTCATCGGGAGAACCCAGGAGCGCTTCAAGCACTTCAAAGGTGTCACCGTGGAGAGAGGCGGCCGCATCGGCGCAGGCTGCGTGATCCTCCCTGGGAGGACCGTCGGCTCCGACGCCGTGGTGGCGGCGGGCTCCGTGCTTACGCGGGACGCGCCGCCGCGCAAGGTGGTCATGGGCGCTCCCGCCCGCGTCACGAGGGATGTTCCCACCGAGCAGCTCCTCGACAACCAGGGCTGGAAGGACTGA